From a region of the Odoribacter splanchnicus DSM 20712 genome:
- a CDS encoding RagB/SusD family nutrient uptake outer membrane protein produces the protein MKKNILLVLAVMILVRCGYLDDYSQDMVVVKSVSDLDEVLLGSVYIPSKEEVQDLAWGDIGWWLHILDDDINTVITDQAENRIWNSAMNSAYFGYTTWQMEVGRSYKGDELAADNALWDDLYRRINVTNIILDEIEDLNPATEEERLDALRVRGETHFLRAQFYFLLVNIYAQAYDPENAETTLGIPLKLTGYVEHDKDKASQFERVPVAKVYEQIVKDLKAAVDYFTQSPQTRLFYRASGEASLLLLSRVYLYMQDWKNAWQAADDLLKIKSSLKDYAVVKDEDEVISRTNPEILFSQGSLNVQNAFTGNGGDFCIANGLYRLYADNDYRKELFFTPASSSDSIALGRKYKRGLHQSYVSDLFLLRISEAYLNIAEACAMLDDPSGASDWLNIFRRNRIEGWQDVSYDQNTVIEEVRKERRRELCFEGHRWFDLRRYAVCRKAPLRKAIERVFAVYDWDSKMKFMRGEVFRLEIDDPAYVFSIPKSVLEFDTDMPDNVRPMRRLTEVINANFD, from the coding sequence ATGAAAAAGAATATATTACTTGTATTGGCTGTGATGATATTGGTTCGCTGTGGCTATCTGGATGACTACTCCCAGGATATGGTCGTGGTGAAATCGGTATCGGATCTGGATGAGGTATTACTTGGAAGTGTATATATACCCAGCAAGGAAGAAGTACAAGATTTAGCTTGGGGAGATATTGGTTGGTGGCTGCATATACTGGACGACGATATCAATACCGTAATTACTGATCAGGCTGAAAACAGAATATGGAATTCAGCTATGAATTCGGCTTATTTCGGTTATACCACCTGGCAAATGGAGGTGGGAAGGAGCTATAAAGGAGATGAGCTGGCTGCAGATAATGCCCTTTGGGATGATCTTTATCGCCGGATCAATGTCACTAATATTATTTTGGATGAAATCGAAGATTTAAATCCGGCTACCGAAGAAGAACGGCTGGATGCTTTGAGAGTCAGAGGGGAAACGCATTTTTTACGTGCACAGTTTTATTTCCTGCTTGTAAACATTTATGCTCAGGCCTACGATCCGGAAAATGCAGAGACAACCCTGGGAATTCCTTTGAAACTGACAGGATATGTAGAGCACGATAAAGACAAGGCTTCTCAGTTTGAACGTGTACCGGTTGCGAAAGTATATGAACAAATCGTGAAAGATCTGAAAGCAGCAGTGGATTATTTTACCCAAAGTCCGCAGACACGTTTATTTTACAGGGCTTCCGGGGAAGCTTCGCTATTACTGTTAAGCCGTGTATATCTTTACATGCAGGATTGGAAAAACGCCTGGCAGGCTGCAGATGATCTGTTAAAAATCAAATCTTCACTGAAAGATTATGCTGTTGTGAAGGATGAAGATGAGGTTATTTCCAGGACCAATCCGGAAATATTGTTTTCTCAGGGCTCATTAAACGTACAAAATGCTTTTACCGGTAATGGCGGTGATTTTTGTATTGCTAACGGATTGTATCGGTTATATGCAGATAATGATTACCGGAAAGAATTGTTTTTTACTCCGGCTTCTTCCAGTGACAGCATAGCATTGGGACGTAAATATAAACGTGGTTTACATCAGTCATATGTTTCGGATTTATTTTTATTACGGATTTCAGAAGCTTACCTGAATATTGCTGAGGCGTGTGCGATGCTTGACGATCCCTCAGGGGCGTCGGATTGGTTGAATATTTTCCGGAGAAACAGGATTGAAGGTTGGCAGGATGTAAGTTATGATCAGAACACTGTGATAGAGGAAGTACGGAAAGAACGTCGCAGGGAATTGTGTTTTGAAGGGCACAGGTGGTTTGATCTGCGGAGGTATGCTGTGTGTCGGAAAGCTCCTTTACGGAAAGCAATAGAGCGTGTTTTTGCTGTATACGATTGGGATAGTAAAATGAAATTCATGCGTGGAGAAGTTTTCCGTCTGGAAATCGATGATCCGGCTTATGTATTTTCTATTCCTAAATCAGTATTGGAATTTGATACCGATATGCCTGATAATGTCAGACCGATGCGAAGATTAACAGAGGTAATTAATGCAAATTTTGATTGA
- a CDS encoding fibrobacter succinogenes major paralogous domain-containing protein, with the protein MKKIIYILFGMLAWWSCEDENSLIGPEGVFSEYTDSRDGKIYRCVTIGDQTWMAENLAYRLPLGSVDGCYTYREENLDTNRIEPARALFDEVVQNAINDGKISSDPLPEVPFFSPASFVMMYLDYPGSAVSIVNLIANTVTWYPSMQSTVETLNQILAETKTKTIGLTAEEYFLNAEEENDGYAEKYGLLYTYDAALKALPDGWRLPTDEDWKKLETELYMDGDELGLLEQWRGKQAGMLLKEEGTGFRILYGGTRAYGTFAYGTPYMNKDMNAYFWSSSKIVQSDSVQTGIIRAASKVYEGILRGTSNLTAAYSVRCIKE; encoded by the coding sequence ATGAAAAAGATCATATATATATTATTCGGAATGTTGGCGTGGTGGTCTTGTGAAGATGAAAATTCTTTGATCGGACCGGAAGGAGTCTTTTCGGAATATACTGATTCAAGGGATGGAAAGATCTACCGTTGTGTGACTATCGGAGACCAGACCTGGATGGCGGAAAATTTGGCCTACCGTCTGCCTTTAGGAAGTGTAGACGGTTGTTATACTTATCGGGAGGAGAATTTGGATACAAACCGCATTGAACCTGCTCGGGCCCTGTTCGATGAGGTTGTACAGAATGCTATAAATGACGGGAAGATCAGTAGCGATCCTTTACCGGAAGTACCTTTTTTTTCCCCGGCATCTTTTGTTATGATGTATCTTGACTACCCTGGTTCGGCAGTGAGTATTGTAAATTTAATTGCTAATACGGTAACGTGGTATCCTTCCATGCAATCCACGGTGGAAACATTAAATCAAATCCTGGCAGAAACTAAAACAAAGACTATCGGTTTGACGGCAGAGGAATATTTTTTGAATGCGGAGGAAGAGAATGACGGATATGCAGAAAAGTACGGTTTGTTGTATACTTATGATGCAGCTCTAAAGGCTTTGCCAGATGGATGGCGTTTGCCGACCGATGAAGACTGGAAAAAATTGGAAACAGAACTTTATATGGACGGCGATGAACTCGGATTATTGGAACAATGGCGCGGGAAACAGGCCGGTATGCTATTGAAGGAAGAAGGTACCGGTTTCAGAATATTGTATGGAGGTACCCGGGCCTATGGAACTTTTGCCTATGGAACTCCTTATATGAATAAAGATATGAATGCTTATTTTTGGTCATCTTCCAAGATTGTGCAGAGTGATTCCGTTCAGACAGGTATTATTCGTGCTGCTTCAAAAGTGTATGAAGGGATTCTGCGGGGAACCTCCAATTTGACGGCGGCTTATAGCGTACGTTGTATAAAAGAATAA
- a CDS encoding thioredoxin family protein: MKKLMLAFVLLLGVVVSVKAQSIYGDKVKTDVKMKYIYSFEEALKKAREVNKPIFVNCFADWAVPCHGMNQLVFSDQQFADWMDRHFVNLFIDITTNEGRPLATKYNTLQMAHYIVLDQDGNLIYRIVGGHQLPEFQELLAKSLDPKTTLPEMNRRYEKGERNLKFLRAYADVLNTASEDEKAKKVIEDIFARLKDKQLPKEENWKYFMQKIRTNEDELFKKLITRKAEFVKNIGQEKVDRFISGIYFAKLFPYACGTTPYDGNLMVDLALELHKCNLPDTNGVFALYNITKYRGEKKYDKMIEAMRAGIPGCHKELAMNLDVCLGDIKGLPNQERDLLIGYLKERSKDLQRPPLSYYEQAISNLENREGVQFQDLIYEEALKKAGKEGKMVFMDCYTVWCGPCKMMNERVFTQKVVGDYFKKHFIPLKVDMEKGEGIALRKKFDVNAFPTMFILDAEGNIVGKLQGARDTDIFLKELKEILGDE; this comes from the coding sequence ATGAAAAAATTGATGTTGGCTTTTGTGCTGCTTTTAGGTGTAGTAGTGAGTGTAAAAGCACAGAGTATATATGGAGATAAAGTAAAAACAGATGTAAAAATGAAATATATTTATTCATTTGAGGAGGCTTTAAAAAAAGCCCGGGAGGTGAATAAGCCTATTTTTGTGAATTGTTTTGCTGATTGGGCTGTGCCTTGCCACGGGATGAACCAACTGGTTTTCAGTGACCAGCAGTTTGCCGACTGGATGGACCGGCATTTCGTAAACCTTTTTATCGATATAACTACGAATGAGGGACGTCCGTTAGCTACCAAATACAATACACTCCAAATGGCCCATTATATTGTATTGGATCAGGACGGAAATTTGATTTACCGGATTGTTGGCGGGCATCAGTTACCGGAATTTCAGGAATTGCTTGCGAAGTCCCTGGATCCGAAAACTACACTGCCGGAAATGAACCGGCGTTATGAAAAAGGAGAACGTAACCTGAAATTTTTACGTGCTTATGCCGATGTTTTAAATACAGCCTCTGAGGATGAGAAAGCTAAAAAAGTGATAGAAGATATTTTTGCCCGTTTAAAGGATAAACAATTGCCGAAGGAAGAGAACTGGAAATATTTTATGCAGAAAATACGGACCAATGAAGATGAATTGTTTAAAAAGCTGATTACCCGGAAAGCTGAGTTTGTGAAAAATATAGGGCAGGAGAAAGTGGATAGATTTATTTCCGGGATTTACTTTGCCAAATTGTTCCCTTATGCCTGCGGAACGACTCCTTATGATGGTAATCTGATGGTAGATCTGGCATTGGAATTGCACAAATGTAATCTACCCGATACAAACGGGGTTTTTGCTTTGTATAATATAACCAAGTATCGGGGAGAAAAGAAGTACGATAAAATGATTGAAGCCATGCGGGCTGGAATTCCGGGATGTCATAAGGAATTGGCCATGAATCTGGATGTGTGTTTGGGGGATATCAAAGGATTACCCAATCAAGAGCGGGATTTGTTGATCGGATACTTGAAAGAACGTTCCAAAGATTTGCAAAGACCTCCTTTGAGCTATTATGAACAGGCTATTTCCAATCTGGAAAACCGGGAAGGTGTCCAATTTCAGGATTTGATTTATGAAGAAGCCTTGAAGAAAGCGGGCAAAGAGGGGAAAATGGTGTTTATGGATTGTTATACCGTTTGGTGTGGCCCTTGTAAGATGATGAATGAACGGGTATTTACACAAAAGGTTGTCGGTGACTATTTTAAAAAACATTTTATTCCTTTGAAAGTAGATATGGAAAAAGGTGAAGGGATTGCTTTACGCAAAAAGTTTGATGTAAATGCATTTCCGACAATGTTTATTTTGGATGCTGAAGGAAATATTGTGGGTAAATTGCAGGGAGCACGGGATACGGATATTTTTTTGAAAGAATTGAAAGAAATTTTGGGAGATGAATAA
- a CDS encoding AAA family ATPase produces the protein MIISKIELFNWKNFHRCEVGVQERCFVVGANAAGKSNFIDALRFLRDVAKQGGGLQTAVRVRGGITKIRCLAAREQSNVKLAIELSESDSRELCWHYELNFKHTGGGIRENQVKIVSEKVFSGREQRYVLDRSAETLGEDEETLKYTYLEQPNANKDFRVIQQFLQNVEYLNVVPQMVRESASSSYSGDKEDYYGRNFLKRLALLNDNTRRSYFRKINEFLKLAVPQLEELSFVKDEIGVPHLEARYVHWRTRGSKQQEMQFSDGTLRLIGFLFALIDSNGVLLLEEPEINLHPGIVAQFPEFIAKIQRVKKGGRQVFITTHSYDILSNEGIAPEEVLLLTNSPEGTEVEVLSNVEKAKNILAAGFSMADVVMPLTKPWSIESMSHIKLD, from the coding sequence ATGATTATTTCTAAAATCGAATTATTTAACTGGAAAAACTTTCACCGATGTGAGGTTGGAGTGCAAGAGCGGTGCTTTGTTGTGGGAGCGAATGCTGCAGGAAAATCCAATTTTATCGATGCACTTCGCTTTTTGCGGGATGTTGCTAAGCAAGGTGGGGGACTTCAAACGGCTGTGCGGGTGAGGGGCGGTATTACAAAAATACGTTGCCTGGCAGCCCGTGAGCAATCGAATGTAAAGTTGGCTATCGAATTAAGTGAGTCGGATAGTCGGGAGCTGTGCTGGCACTATGAATTGAACTTTAAGCATACGGGAGGAGGAATACGGGAAAATCAGGTAAAAATTGTTTCTGAGAAAGTTTTTTCGGGGAGAGAACAGCGCTATGTACTGGATCGTTCGGCTGAAACCTTGGGAGAGGATGAAGAAACATTGAAATATACTTATTTGGAACAGCCGAATGCCAACAAAGATTTCCGGGTGATTCAGCAATTCCTGCAAAATGTCGAATATCTCAATGTCGTCCCACAAATGGTCCGGGAATCAGCTTCGTCTAGTTATAGCGGGGATAAGGAGGATTATTATGGACGTAATTTTTTGAAAAGACTGGCTTTGTTAAATGATAATACCCGTCGCTCTTATTTTCGGAAAATCAATGAATTTTTGAAATTGGCGGTGCCCCAGCTGGAGGAATTATCTTTTGTTAAAGATGAGATAGGAGTTCCGCATCTGGAGGCACGTTATGTACATTGGAGGACCCGGGGGAGTAAACAGCAGGAAATGCAATTTTCTGATGGAACTTTGAGGTTGATCGGTTTTTTGTTTGCATTGATTGATTCGAACGGAGTGTTATTGTTGGAAGAACCTGAAATAAATCTTCATCCTGGGATTGTGGCCCAATTCCCTGAATTTATAGCAAAAATTCAGCGAGTGAAAAAGGGAGGCAGGCAGGTGTTCATCACTACACATAGTTATGATATTTTGTCGAATGAAGGAATAGCTCCCGAAGAAGTATTGTTGTTGACCAATAGTCCGGAAGGAACTGAAGTGGAAGTGTTGTCAAACGTAGAAAAGGCAAAAAATATTTTGGCAGCCGGTTTCTCTATGGCGGATGTGGTAATGCCATTGACAAAACCCTGGTCGATCGAATCGATGTCTCACATAAAATTAGACTGA
- a CDS encoding transglycosylase domain-containing protein, giving the protein MFKKYWKFFVIFWSVVLVGIIGVFVFFWLISAGKLGFMPTFEELENPNNRFASEVYFADGPIMNRYFEKENRKYIEYREIPQSVIDALIATEDVRFYDHSGVDVRGLFRVAKGLLTANTSAGGGSTISQQLAKMLFPRESDLNVFELAIRKFREWVIAVRLEKSYTKEEILTMYLNKYDFLNLAVGISSAADIYFQVPLDSLKVEQAAMLIGMAKNSSYYNPVRRPELTLNRRNVVLSQMYKYDKITREECDSLKKLPLGLNFKRVDHKEGLATYFREYLRLFMTANKPDRKRYRDLSQFRLDSVAWKTNPLYGWCKKNVKVDGSHYDLYSDGLKIYTTLDSRMQKYAEEAVREHLSQDLQPLFDKEKVKKHRPPFSNDMTPAEIEEVLDRSIRQSERYRVLSKQGMSFDEIRKTFDQPLEMQVFTWSGIRDTVMTPLDSIKHYKSFFRSGFMVMQPQTGYIKAYVGGPDYRYFMYDMVSAGKRQVGSTIKPILYTLAMQEGLGPCDKVPNIPQTFILPTGEPWSARGGTKRQGEMVTLRWGLANSENNISAWVLKQFTPEAVAQMAHKMGITSFIDPVPSVFLGTAEITVKEMVAAYSIFANKGVYNSPLPVYRIEDKYGNVLQEFRPESREVITENTAYLMCNLLEGVVTGGTGVRLRYKYKLMNPMGGKTGTTQKHADGWFMGVTPDLVGGVWVGAEDRSIHFQNLANGQGASMALPIWAKFLLKAYADPRLKMSDRPFDRPAGINKRLDCDETISEAEVKEMNNGIREDEEEFY; this is encoded by the coding sequence ATGTTTAAAAAATATTGGAAATTCTTTGTGATCTTTTGGTCGGTAGTGCTGGTAGGCATTATCGGAGTTTTTGTTTTCTTTTGGTTGATATCGGCCGGGAAATTAGGATTTATGCCTACATTTGAAGAATTGGAGAATCCCAATAATCGGTTTGCTTCCGAAGTTTATTTTGCCGACGGGCCTATCATGAACCGTTATTTTGAGAAGGAGAACCGGAAATATATCGAATACCGGGAAATTCCACAATCTGTGATCGATGCGTTGATCGCTACCGAAGATGTCCGTTTTTACGATCATAGCGGAGTCGATGTGAGGGGATTGTTCCGGGTAGCTAAGGGATTACTTACGGCTAATACTTCGGCCGGAGGTGGAAGTACCATTAGTCAGCAATTGGCGAAAATGCTCTTTCCCCGTGAATCCGATTTGAATGTGTTTGAATTGGCGATTCGTAAATTCCGGGAATGGGTGATTGCAGTACGTTTGGAAAAAAGCTATACGAAAGAAGAAATTCTGACCATGTATCTCAACAAATATGATTTTCTGAATCTGGCTGTAGGAATCAGTTCGGCTGCAGATATTTATTTCCAGGTTCCCTTGGATTCGTTGAAAGTCGAACAGGCGGCTATGTTGATCGGGATGGCTAAGAATTCTTCTTACTATAATCCGGTCCGTCGTCCTGAGCTCACTCTAAATCGCCGGAATGTCGTTTTATCTCAAATGTATAAATACGATAAAATCACCCGCGAAGAGTGTGATTCTTTAAAGAAGTTACCTTTGGGATTGAATTTTAAACGGGTCGATCATAAAGAAGGATTAGCAACTTATTTCCGGGAATATCTTCGTTTGTTTATGACTGCGAATAAGCCCGATAGAAAACGTTACAGAGATTTATCACAGTTCAGGCTGGATTCGGTTGCCTGGAAAACCAATCCTTTGTATGGGTGGTGTAAAAAGAATGTAAAAGTAGACGGTTCGCATTATGATCTGTATTCCGATGGATTGAAAATCTATACGACTCTGGATTCCCGGATGCAGAAATATGCTGAAGAAGCCGTACGCGAGCATCTTTCCCAGGATTTACAGCCTTTATTCGATAAAGAAAAAGTGAAAAAACACCGTCCTCCTTTTTCTAACGACATGACACCTGCCGAGATTGAAGAGGTGCTGGACCGTTCTATCCGTCAGTCCGAGCGTTATCGGGTACTGAGTAAGCAAGGGATGAGTTTCGACGAAATCCGGAAGACGTTCGATCAACCTTTGGAAATGCAGGTATTTACCTGGAGCGGTATCCGGGATACAGTGATGACACCTTTGGATTCTATCAAACATTATAAATCATTTTTCCGCTCGGGATTTATGGTTATGCAGCCTCAGACAGGTTATATCAAAGCTTATGTCGGCGGACCGGATTACCGTTATTTTATGTACGATATGGTGAGTGCCGGAAAGCGACAGGTCGGTTCTACCATCAAACCGATCTTATATACCCTGGCTATGCAGGAAGGTCTCGGGCCTTGTGATAAAGTGCCGAATATTCCCCAAACCTTTATCCTTCCGACAGGTGAACCCTGGTCGGCACGGGGAGGTACGAAACGTCAGGGAGAAATGGTTACTTTACGTTGGGGATTGGCCAATTCGGAGAATAATATTTCGGCTTGGGTATTGAAACAATTTACTCCCGAAGCTGTTGCTCAAATGGCCCATAAGATGGGGATTACCAGTTTTATCGATCCGGTACCTTCTGTATTTTTAGGTACTGCTGAAATTACGGTAAAAGAAATGGTGGCTGCTTACTCGATTTTTGCGAATAAGGGTGTATACAATTCTCCGCTGCCTGTCTATCGGATTGAAGATAAATATGGGAATGTACTTCAGGAATTCCGTCCCGAATCCCGGGAAGTCATCACTGAGAATACGGCTTATCTGATGTGTAATTTGCTGGAAGGCGTAGTGACTGGCGGGACAGGTGTCCGTTTGCGTTATAAATATAAACTGATGAATCCGATGGGGGGAAAGACCGGTACCACCCAAAAGCATGCCGATGGTTGGTTTATGGGTGTTACTCCCGACTTGGTCGGTGGCGTTTGGGTTGGAGCAGAAGATCGTTCCATCCATTTCCAAAATCTGGCTAATGGACAGGGAGCTAGTATGGCCTTACCTATTTGGGCTAAATTTTTGCTGAAAGCTTATGCCGATCCCCGATTGAAAATGTCCGACCGTCCTTTCGACCGTCCTGCCGGAATCAATAAGCGTCTGGATTGTGATGAGACGATTTCCGAGGCAGAAGTGAAAGAAATGAATAACGGTATCCGGGAAGATGAGGAAGAATTTTATTAA
- the radA gene encoding DNA repair protein RadA — MVKSKTIYVCQNCGAKETKWTGRCNVCGEWNSFVEEVEVTSKSRGNAVIGNPSSKALRLSEIKVNADVRMDTGDNELNRVLGGGMVPGSMILLGGEPGIGKSTLVLQFALHNRCGKVLYVSGEESISQIKMRAQRLGAENDECLFLSGNSLEMVLQHARAILPDLLIIDSIQTLATEAVDSIPGSLSQIRECTNTLLRFSKENTISTILIGHITKDGQLAGPKILEHMVDTVLQFEGDQQYMYRILRSMKNRFGSTSEIGIYEMLQSGLRQVTNPSELLLSNHDQELSGIAVSATVEGVRPILLEVQSLVSTAAYGVPQRSATGFDSRRLNMLLAVLEKRVGFKLAAKDVFLNIAGGIRVSDPALDLAVVMAVLSSNIDAALPADTVFAGEVGLSGEIRAVSRIEQRISEAEKLGFKRIFVPLGNKKGFTRKATHIEVAFVSRIADICRSLFG; from the coding sequence ATGGTAAAGTCGAAAACAATATATGTGTGCCAGAATTGCGGGGCGAAAGAGACTAAGTGGACCGGGCGTTGTAATGTTTGCGGCGAATGGAATAGTTTTGTGGAAGAAGTCGAGGTAACTTCGAAAAGCCGGGGGAATGCAGTAATAGGTAATCCTTCCTCCAAAGCGTTGCGTTTGTCTGAGATCAAAGTGAATGCAGATGTTCGGATGGATACCGGAGATAACGAGCTGAACCGGGTATTGGGAGGAGGTATGGTTCCGGGATCGATGATTCTGTTAGGTGGTGAACCGGGTATCGGTAAATCGACTTTAGTATTGCAGTTCGCTCTTCATAACCGTTGTGGAAAAGTGTTGTATGTATCCGGTGAAGAAAGTATTTCGCAAATAAAGATGAGAGCTCAGCGTTTAGGAGCCGAAAACGACGAATGTCTGTTCCTTTCCGGAAATTCTTTGGAAATGGTCTTGCAGCATGCACGTGCTATTTTGCCCGATTTATTGATTATCGATTCGATACAGACTTTAGCTACCGAAGCTGTAGACTCTATTCCCGGTAGTCTGTCTCAGATTCGTGAATGTACCAATACCTTACTCCGTTTTAGCAAAGAAAATACGATTTCTACTATATTGATCGGCCATATTACGAAAGACGGCCAATTGGCCGGTCCCAAGATATTGGAACATATGGTGGATACTGTTCTGCAATTTGAAGGTGATCAGCAATATATGTACCGTATTTTACGTTCGATGAAGAACCGGTTCGGTTCGACTTCCGAAATCGGGATTTATGAAATGTTGCAATCAGGATTGAGGCAGGTCACCAATCCTTCCGAACTACTTTTGTCCAATCATGATCAGGAATTGAGTGGAATAGCGGTTTCTGCTACTGTAGAGGGCGTGAGACCGATTTTATTGGAAGTACAGTCTTTGGTGTCGACAGCCGCTTACGGAGTTCCTCAGCGCTCTGCTACGGGCTTTGATTCGCGTCGCTTGAATATGCTATTGGCAGTGCTCGAAAAACGGGTCGGTTTTAAATTGGCTGCTAAAGATGTTTTCTTGAATATTGCCGGTGGTATCCGGGTGAGTGATCCGGCACTGGATTTAGCCGTAGTCATGGCTGTTTTGTCGTCGAATATCGATGCAGCTCTTCCGGCAGATACGGTTTTTGCCGGAGAGGTCGGGCTTTCAGGTGAGATTCGGGCTGTCAGTCGCATCGAACAGCGGATATCGGAAGCTGAAAAACTAGGTTTTAAACGAATCTTTGTGCCCTTGGGAAATAAAAAAGGATTTACCCGCAAAGCGACTCATATCGAAGTGGCATTCGTTTCCAGAATAGCGGACATCTGCCGCAGTCTGTTCGGGTGA
- a CDS encoding leucine-rich repeat protein, with protein MKKIITCMIFGLLSLISCTEYDEIAIWNKSEYIDSRLAALEELCSRMNTNITSLQLIVEALQGNDYVTGVTPVVENGKTIGYTITFIKSGPVTIYHGKDGQQGTAPVIGIKQDGGIYYWTFDGEWLTDDRGDRVMAQGMAGKSAYELAVEKGYRGTLEAWLASLNGSNGNDGKSAYELAVENGYRGTEEEWLESLKGDNGNKGDNGITPKLEIREDGYWYISYDGGQMWTKLDRATGDPGQNGDSMFSDVDNSDPDYLVLTLSENGEQIKLPYYKDKFDLLFVSGTDKVKEMTVYCSAGTTAVVNYELTNPLNAQISIACISHSGYKVTVDKTGKKISVSAPDDPAAISEPESGILVFASDDERTIMRKLVVKQMKYIEYTAHQQLGWNNGAYGPRFGGKNCTFLDEQCTYDKNTKEGKWAYTGTVERVNDGAFLYEDQIISIVLPSGIEIIEGVAFQQSSIETIELPNTLKSIGNTCFGYSKLTRITIPKSVVSLDRAVFSKCAELISADIQANIEELPSNTFEQCSKLQNIKLPESLKRISNNTFINCSLLEEITIPDAVTVIDDKAFSQCSSLKKVILGTQLERIGTNAFNRCSALETILCPDETPATLGKGAFPVADGWTVTNASYRIYVPDEQLETYRQAWPDYWAAPNNFQITKVIYGISSMPTQ; from the coding sequence ATGAAGAAGATAATAACTTGTATGATTTTTGGCTTATTGTCGTTGATTTCCTGTACGGAGTACGACGAAATCGCCATATGGAACAAGAGCGAGTATATAGATTCGCGTCTGGCCGCGCTCGAAGAGTTGTGCAGCCGGATGAACACCAATATAACCTCCCTTCAACTGATCGTAGAAGCATTGCAGGGCAACGATTACGTGACCGGTGTAACCCCGGTAGTAGAAAACGGGAAAACGATCGGCTACACGATCACCTTCATCAAAAGCGGTCCTGTAACGATATACCACGGAAAAGACGGCCAGCAAGGTACGGCGCCGGTGATCGGGATCAAACAGGATGGCGGCATCTATTATTGGACGTTCGACGGTGAATGGCTGACGGACGACCGTGGGGATCGGGTCATGGCACAAGGTATGGCCGGCAAATCGGCCTACGAACTGGCAGTCGAGAAAGGCTACCGGGGCACGCTCGAAGCATGGCTTGCATCGCTCAACGGAAGTAATGGCAACGACGGCAAATCGGCCTATGAACTGGCGGTCGAAAATGGTTATCGGGGCACCGAAGAAGAATGGCTGGAATCCCTCAAAGGCGATAACGGAAACAAAGGCGATAACGGCATCACCCCTAAGTTGGAGATCAGGGAAGACGGTTATTGGTATATCTCTTACGACGGGGGACAAATGTGGACTAAACTGGATCGGGCTACGGGCGATCCCGGCCAGAACGGAGATTCGATGTTCAGCGATGTTGACAATTCCGATCCGGATTATCTCGTTCTGACACTGTCTGAAAACGGCGAACAGATAAAACTGCCTTACTACAAAGACAAATTCGACCTTTTGTTCGTCTCGGGAACCGACAAAGTGAAAGAGATGACGGTTTACTGTAGCGCAGGTACAACGGCAGTAGTAAACTACGAATTGACGAATCCTTTGAACGCACAAATTTCCATCGCATGCATTTCGCACAGCGGATACAAGGTCACGGTAGATAAAACCGGTAAGAAAATCTCTGTTTCCGCTCCCGACGATCCGGCAGCGATCAGCGAACCGGAAAGCGGGATACTGGTATTCGCTTCAGACGACGAACGCACCATAATGCGAAAACTGGTTGTCAAACAGATGAAGTATATCGAATATACGGCACACCAACAACTTGGGTGGAATAATGGTGCATATGGCCCTCGTTTCGGGGGTAAAAACTGCACGTTTCTTGACGAGCAATGTACATACGACAAAAATACCAAAGAGGGTAAATGGGCTTATACCGGAACGGTCGAACGGGTGAACGACGGTGCATTCCTCTATGAAGACCAAATAATAAGCATTGTCTTACCTTCAGGGATCGAGATAATAGAGGGTGTCGCTTTTCAGCAGAGCAGCATAGAAACAATTGAATTACCGAATACTTTAAAATCAATTGGAAATACTTGTTTCGGGTATTCAAAACTGACCCGAATTACCATACCGAAAAGTGTTGTCTCATTGGATAGGGCTGTATTTAGTAAATGCGCCGAATTGATTTCGGCCGATATTCAGGCCAATATTGAAGAATTACCCTCCAATACATTTGAGCAATGCTCTAAATTACAAAATATCAAATTGCCGGAATCACTAAAAAGAATATCTAATAATACTTTTATAAATTGTTCTCTCTTGGAAGAGATCACAATTCCCGATGCAGTTACCGTGATTGATGATAAAGCTTTCAGTCAATGTTCATCATTGAAAAAAGTAATTCTCGGAACACAACTCGAAAGAATCGGTACAAATGCATTCAATCGATGTTCTGCATTGGAAACGATCTTATGTCCGGATGAGACTCCGGCTACCTTGGGGAAAGGTGCTTTTCCCGTAGCAGACGGCTGGACAGTCACCAATGCCAGCTATAGAATATATGTTCCTGACGAACAACTCGAAACATACAGACAAGCTTGGCCGGATTATTGGGCTGCCCCCAATAATTTCCAAATAACGAAAGTCATATATGGGATAAGCTCGATGCCTACGCAATAG